One Solea senegalensis isolate Sse05_10M linkage group LG3, IFAPA_SoseM_1, whole genome shotgun sequence genomic window carries:
- the LOC122766881 gene encoding leishmanolysin-like peptidase 2, producing MTSVFIVTYKEAPAIDMPLPPPLRLWVVVVVVVLVVTVVVKPSGALQRCIFDEVQAQVRVVRAAPNHTDNLTNEPGLRLSAGEEHPLTAGQRTSNQGGRTGVSVKQRHLSTRREMTSSPAASPQPIRIHTWIPRESDNITDAERSRLTSAVEEAVKKVSSLLSVNSILGPLLLSRDVNKYCKFVWSNSRNANYNRCGRANMNYRNETCLDVIIPDDHLTGCDIYPEPDSPGRTVLRAEGAGIPDTDFLLYLHIRSTDKCRAQPHVLAYAVHCQTDTHGRPVAGLVVICRHKLREAAYNHQTTVQTVIHELFHALGFSKDLFHTWRDCSSTTQGGAGCSPLGKLVHSDGSGQMRIYSQSVISALQEHLASADPELGGPLENLHVAAGRVSSHWESRVLRGSIMTAVLEDSTTVRIDPVTLAALQDTGWYTVNLSQAQSLVWGQGDGATFGSLSNCKDNSSSFFCTGSELGCHFLHLHKGECQTDPYLEGCRVFKPLKNASECWKGENTRQSTVEERSGEIWGFESRCFFSNLTRQRQLPVLSSPLEGRCYRHRCTAPNRYRIQVSGSDWMDCPAGGTIQIKGFQGLVSCPQRRLCLYPDITPPPGDVNPASHTSNPYEMFASVPVLAFAAAAAAVCLLAVSYRKCRSCRDRIHTVPEDHSHP from the exons ATGACATCTGTGTTCATTGTGACCTATAAAGAGGCTCCAGCCATAGATATGCCTTTACCTCCACCCCTGAGactgtgggtggtggtggtagtggtggtgttggtggtcaCAGTGGTGGTCAAACCCTCTGGAGCCTTGCAGAGGTGCATCTTTGATGAGGTTCAGGCTCAGGTCAGGGTGGTCAGAGCTGCCCCAAACCACACAGACAACCTGACCAACGAACCTGGACTCAGACTCTCGGCTGGGGAAGAGCACCCGCTCACTGCTGGGCAACGAACCAGTAACCAAGGAGGGAGGACAGGTGTCTCAGTTAAACAGAGACACCTGAGTACCCGCAGAGAGATGACCTCATCCCCCGCTGCCTCGCCACAGCCAATCAGGATCCACACCTGGATCCCAAGAGAGAGCGACAACATAACGGACGCTGAGAGAAGTCGACTGACATCAGCTGTGGAGGAGGCTGTGAAGAAGGTGTCCTCTTTACTGTCGG TGAACAGTATTCTGGGTCCTTTGCTGCTCAGTAGAGACGTCAACAAATACTGCAAGTTTGTCTGGAGCAATTCAAGAAATGCCAACtacaacag GTGTGGCCGAGCCAACATGAACTACAGGAACGAGACGTGTCTGGATGTGATA ATTCCAGATGATCACCTGACTGGCTGTGATATTTACCCAGAGCCGGATTCACCTGGCAGGACTGTTCTCAGAGCTGAAGGAGCTGGAATCCCTGACACCGACTTTCTGCTCTATCTCCACATCCGCTCCACTGACAAGTGTAGAGCACAG CCACATGTGTTGGCCTATGCTGTCCACTGCCAGACTGACACCCATGGGCGACCAGTGGCAGGGTTGGTGGTCATCTGCAGGCACAAACTGAGAGAAGCTGCATACAACCACCAGACTACAGTCCAG ACTGTGATTCATGAGCTTTTTCATGCACTTGGATTCTCTAAAGATCTCTTCCACACATGGAGAGACTGTTCATCCACTACccaag GGGGAGCTGGATGTTCACCTCTGGGGAAACTGGTTCACTCTGATGGATCAGGCCAGATGAGGATTTACAGCCAGTCTGTCATCTCTGCCCTGCAGGAACACCTGGCATCAGCTGACCCTGAGCTCGGAGGACCGTTGGAGAACCTG CATGTGGCAGCAGGCCGAGTGTCCTCTCACTGGGAGTCCCGGGTGCTGCGTGGGTCCATTATGACTGCAGTGCTGGAGGACTCGACCACAGTCCGGATCGACCCGGTCACTTTAGCTGCATTACAGGACACAGGCTGGTACACAGTGAACCTGAGCCAGGCACAGAGTCTGGTCTGGGGCCAAG gtgaCGGAGCCACATTTGGCTCCCTGTCAAACTGCAAAGACAACTCCTCATCCTTTTTCTGCACTGGCAG TGAACTTGGGTGTCATTTTCTTCACCTCCATAAGGGGGAGTGTCAGACTGATCCATACCTGGAGGGATGTAGAGTTTTTAAGCCTCTGAAGAATGCA AGTGAATGTTGGAAGGGGGAAAACACTCGTCAGTCAActgtggaggagaggagtggagagaTTTGGGGCTTTGAAAGCCGCTGCTTCTTCTCCAACCTGaccagacag AGACAGCTGCCAGTGTTAAGCAGCCCCCTGGAGGGCCGCTGTTACAGACACAGGTGTACTGCACCAAACAGGTATCGAATCCAAGTTTCTGGCTCTGACTGGATGGactgtccagcagggggcacaaTTCAG ATAAAAGGGTTCCAGGGTTTAGTTTCCTGTCCACAGAGGAGGTTATGTCTGTACCCTGACATTACTCCTCCCCCAGGTGATGTCAATCCTGCTTCTCACACCAG CAACCCTTATGAGATGTTCGCCTCTGTGCCAGTGCTGGccttcgctgctgctgctgctgctgtgtgtctcctggCTGTGTCCTACAGGAAATGTCGCTCATGCAGGGACAGGATCCACACTGTCCCAGAAGATCACAGTCACCCCTAA
- the LOC122766884 gene encoding uncharacterized protein LOC122766884 isoform X2 codes for MFSKCVAELKMKNNPKDKTLMFVGRKGDLDLFSRCVEELKMKNNPTDKTPTFVDRKDGPNLTQRVKEPRKIHNPKDKTLTFVDRNNKHQREVVTIQIGKELKKMHDPKDNTLTFVDKEEDLDPALSVRKMYDPKDKTLTFVDRQDDLDPVSSDDGCLKGLMSCGHAVTPETLTGWCRSRLDEGDYKFTCPALVNGTKKCNKLWSYQEVRRLADLSPEEMQDFEMTMAHLAVTSYCETQPCPHCKTYVERTDLSNLCVTCTICAADDPTYSLFCWQCQKPWKGVAPQRYRCGNSGCVNKDLQILKSCRTISLPEVRGATNCPSVRACPTCGLKVEHNQQHCKNVTCPRCQAVFCFICLQRKRKCSKTSTPFQMCVSGVAPRQTSIPIWHRR; via the exons atgttttcaaaatgtgtggcagagctgaagatgaagAACAACCCCAAGGATAAAACCCTGATGTTTGTCGGCAGGAAGGGGGACCTTGATCTG TTTTCAAGATGTGTGGAAGAGCTGAAGATGAAGAACAACCCCACAGATAAAACCCCGACGTTTGTCGACAGGAAAGACGGCCCGAATCTG ACGCAGAGAGTGAAAGAGCCGAGGAAGATACACAACCCCAAGGATAAAACCCTGACGTTTGTCGACAGGAACAACAAACATCAACGTGAAGTTGTGACAATTCAG ATAGGGAAAGAGCTGAAGAAGATGCATGACCCCAAGGATAACACCCTGACGTTTGTCGACAAGGAGGAGGACCTGGATCCA GCATTGAGTGTGAGGAAGATGTACGACCCCAAGGATAAAACCCTGACATTTGTCGACAGGCAGGACGACCTggatccagtgt CGTCAGACGATGGTTGTCTCAAAGGACTGATGTCATGCGGCCATGCTGTCACCCCGGAAACTCTAACGGGGTGGTGTCGCAGTAGGTTGGACGAG GGGGATTACAAGTTCACATGTCCTGCTCTAGTAAACGGTaccaaaaaatgcaataaactTTGGTCATACCAGGAAGTGCGCAGGCTGGCTGATTTGTCTCCTGAAGAAATGCAAGACTTTGAAATGACCATGGCCCACCTCGCTGTTACATCCTACTGTGAGACTCAGCCA TGCCCACATTGCAAGACATACGTGGAGAGAACAGATCTATCCAACCTGTGTGTGACATGCACCATTTGCGCAGCTGATGATCCCACATACTCCCTCTTCTGCTGGCAGTGTCAAAAGCCGTGGAAGGGTGTTGCCCCCCAACGTTACCGATGTGGCAACTCCGGCTGTGTCAACAAGGACCTGCAGATTCTGAAGTCATGCCGCACCATCAGTCTTCCTGAGGTGAGGGGCGCTACCAACTGCCCTTCAGTGCGAGCCTGTCCCACATGTGGCTTGAAGGTGGAGCACAACCAGCAGCACTGCAAAAACGTTACCTGCCCTCGCTGCCAAGCGGTGTTCTGCTTTATCTGCCTGCAACGAAAGCGTAAATGCAGTAAAACCAGTACGCCGTTTcaaatgtgtgtcagtggtgtGGCTCCCAGACAGACCTCCATTCCAATATGGCACAGAAGATGA
- the LOC122766884 gene encoding uncharacterized protein LOC122766884 isoform X1 — MFSKCVAELKMKNNPKDKTLMFVGRKGDLDLFSRCVEELKMKNNPTDKTPTFVDRKDGPNLTQRVKEPRKIHNPKDKTLTFVDRNNKHQREVVTIQVQIGKELKKMHDPKDNTLTFVDKEEDLDPALSVRKMYDPKDKTLTFVDRQDDLDPVSSDDGCLKGLMSCGHAVTPETLTGWCRSRLDEGDYKFTCPALVNGTKKCNKLWSYQEVRRLADLSPEEMQDFEMTMAHLAVTSYCETQPCPHCKTYVERTDLSNLCVTCTICAADDPTYSLFCWQCQKPWKGVAPQRYRCGNSGCVNKDLQILKSCRTISLPEVRGATNCPSVRACPTCGLKVEHNQQHCKNVTCPRCQAVFCFICLQRKRKCSKTSTPFQMCVSGVAPRQTSIPIWHRR; from the exons atgttttcaaaatgtgtggcagagctgaagatgaagAACAACCCCAAGGATAAAACCCTGATGTTTGTCGGCAGGAAGGGGGACCTTGATCTG TTTTCAAGATGTGTGGAAGAGCTGAAGATGAAGAACAACCCCACAGATAAAACCCCGACGTTTGTCGACAGGAAAGACGGCCCGAATCTG ACGCAGAGAGTGAAAGAGCCGAGGAAGATACACAACCCCAAGGATAAAACCCTGACGTTTGTCGACAGGAACAACAAACATCAACGTGAAGTTGTGACAATTCAG GTGCAGATAGGGAAAGAGCTGAAGAAGATGCATGACCCCAAGGATAACACCCTGACGTTTGTCGACAAGGAGGAGGACCTGGATCCA GCATTGAGTGTGAGGAAGATGTACGACCCCAAGGATAAAACCCTGACATTTGTCGACAGGCAGGACGACCTggatccagtgt CGTCAGACGATGGTTGTCTCAAAGGACTGATGTCATGCGGCCATGCTGTCACCCCGGAAACTCTAACGGGGTGGTGTCGCAGTAGGTTGGACGAG GGGGATTACAAGTTCACATGTCCTGCTCTAGTAAACGGTaccaaaaaatgcaataaactTTGGTCATACCAGGAAGTGCGCAGGCTGGCTGATTTGTCTCCTGAAGAAATGCAAGACTTTGAAATGACCATGGCCCACCTCGCTGTTACATCCTACTGTGAGACTCAGCCA TGCCCACATTGCAAGACATACGTGGAGAGAACAGATCTATCCAACCTGTGTGTGACATGCACCATTTGCGCAGCTGATGATCCCACATACTCCCTCTTCTGCTGGCAGTGTCAAAAGCCGTGGAAGGGTGTTGCCCCCCAACGTTACCGATGTGGCAACTCCGGCTGTGTCAACAAGGACCTGCAGATTCTGAAGTCATGCCGCACCATCAGTCTTCCTGAGGTGAGGGGCGCTACCAACTGCCCTTCAGTGCGAGCCTGTCCCACATGTGGCTTGAAGGTGGAGCACAACCAGCAGCACTGCAAAAACGTTACCTGCCCTCGCTGCCAAGCGGTGTTCTGCTTTATCTGCCTGCAACGAAAGCGTAAATGCAGTAAAACCAGTACGCCGTTTcaaatgtgtgtcagtggtgtGGCTCCCAGACAGACCTCCATTCCAATATGGCACAGAAGATGA
- the LOC122766884 gene encoding probable E3 ubiquitin-protein ligase RNF217 isoform X4, which yields MFSKCVAELKMKNNPKDKTLMFVGRKGDLDLFSRCVEELKMKNNPTDKTPTFVDRKDGPNLTQRVKEPRKIHNPKDKTLTFVDRQDDLDPVSSDDGCLKGLMSCGHAVTPETLTGWCRSRLDEGDYKFTCPALVNGTKKCNKLWSYQEVRRLADLSPEEMQDFEMTMAHLAVTSYCETQPCPHCKTYVERTDLSNLCVTCTICAADDPTYSLFCWQCQKPWKGVAPQRYRCGNSGCVNKDLQILKSCRTISLPEVRGATNCPSVRACPTCGLKVEHNQQHCKNVTCPRCQAVFCFICLQRKRKCSKTSTPFQMCVSGVAPRQTSIPIWHRR from the exons atgttttcaaaatgtgtggcagagctgaagatgaagAACAACCCCAAGGATAAAACCCTGATGTTTGTCGGCAGGAAGGGGGACCTTGATCTG TTTTCAAGATGTGTGGAAGAGCTGAAGATGAAGAACAACCCCACAGATAAAACCCCGACGTTTGTCGACAGGAAAGACGGCCCGAATCTG ACGCAGAGAGTGAAAGAGCCGAGGAAGATACACAACCCCAAGGATAAAACCCTGACGTTTGTCGACAG GCAGGACGACCTggatccagtgt CGTCAGACGATGGTTGTCTCAAAGGACTGATGTCATGCGGCCATGCTGTCACCCCGGAAACTCTAACGGGGTGGTGTCGCAGTAGGTTGGACGAG GGGGATTACAAGTTCACATGTCCTGCTCTAGTAAACGGTaccaaaaaatgcaataaactTTGGTCATACCAGGAAGTGCGCAGGCTGGCTGATTTGTCTCCTGAAGAAATGCAAGACTTTGAAATGACCATGGCCCACCTCGCTGTTACATCCTACTGTGAGACTCAGCCA TGCCCACATTGCAAGACATACGTGGAGAGAACAGATCTATCCAACCTGTGTGTGACATGCACCATTTGCGCAGCTGATGATCCCACATACTCCCTCTTCTGCTGGCAGTGTCAAAAGCCGTGGAAGGGTGTTGCCCCCCAACGTTACCGATGTGGCAACTCCGGCTGTGTCAACAAGGACCTGCAGATTCTGAAGTCATGCCGCACCATCAGTCTTCCTGAGGTGAGGGGCGCTACCAACTGCCCTTCAGTGCGAGCCTGTCCCACATGTGGCTTGAAGGTGGAGCACAACCAGCAGCACTGCAAAAACGTTACCTGCCCTCGCTGCCAAGCGGTGTTCTGCTTTATCTGCCTGCAACGAAAGCGTAAATGCAGTAAAACCAGTACGCCGTTTcaaatgtgtgtcagtggtgtGGCTCCCAGACAGACCTCCATTCCAATATGGCACAGAAGATGA
- the mmp14a gene encoding matrix metalloproteinase-14a yields the protein MRMLPQLLTVACVLCFSGFSSADVLQAEAWLQKYGYLPPGDVRAQAIRSPKTIESAIAAMQRLYGLTVTGSIDLNTLEAMSRPRCGVPDKFGPQLKTNLRRRKRYAVQGLKWDKSEVTYSIQNYTPKIGERATNEAIRKAFSVWESAIPLTFREIPYSQIKGKVDKFADIMLSFADGFHGDSTPFDGEGGFLAHAYFPGHGIGGDTHFDLAEPWTTGAVDQGGNDVFLVAVHELGHALGLEHSNNPSAIMAPFYQWFDTENFQLPDDDRRGIQTVYGTKSGAPPPPPRPTKPSIPDKPEQGPDICEGHFDTIAILRGEKFVFKDKWFWRVRNNKVLPGYPMTISHFWKGLPSNINAAYERDDGKFVFFKGDKYWVFSESSMEKGSPYSLKDLGTGLPKDKLDAALFYTPTGQTYFFRGNKYYRFNEQTRTVDSGYPKPISMWSGAPDNIKATIMSEDGSYTYFYKANKYWKFNNQYMKVESGYPKSVLRDWMGCESEEPKKGREEEVIIIEVDEVESGAGPVAVVIPLLLLVLVLITLGVLLFFRKYGTPRRLLYCQRSLLDKV from the exons ATGAGAATGCTGCCCCAGCTCCTCACTGTGGCCTGTGTTCTCTGCTTCTCTGGCTTCTCCTCTGCAGATGTGTTACAAGCTGAG GCTTGGCTGCAGAAGTATGGCTATCTTCCTCCCGGCGATGTCAGAGCTCAGGCCATCCGCTCACCAAAGACCATTGAATCAGCGATAGCAGCCATGCAGAGGCTGTATGGTTTGACTGTCACCGGCTCTATAGACTTAAACACATTAGA GGCGATGAGCCGGCCACGGTGTGGTGTCCCTGACAAGTTTGGTCCGCAGCTGAAAACGAACCtgcggaggaggaagagataCGCCGTGCAGGGTCTGAAGTGGGACAAGTCTGAAGTGACCTACAG CATACAGAACTACACCCCTAAGATCGGGGAGCGAGCCACGAATGAAGCCATTCGAAAGGCGTTTAGTGTGTGGGAGAGTGCCATCCCGCTCACCTTCAGAGAGATCCCGTACAGCCAAATCAAAGGCAAGGTTGACAAGTTCGCAGACATCATGCTCTCTTTTGCGGATGGTTTCCACGGAGACAGCACTCCTTTCGACGGCGAGGGGGGCTTCCTGGCTCACGCCTATTTCCCCGGACACGGCATTGGGGGGGATACACACTTTGACCTTGCCGAGCCGTGGACCACCGGGGCTGTGGACCAGGGAG gTAATGATGTTTTCCTGGTCGCCGTCCATGAGTTGGGTCATGCTCTGGGTCTGGAACACTCAAACAACCCCTCTGCCATCATGGCTCCCTTCTACCAATGGTTTGACACTGAAAACTTCCAGCTCCCCGACGACGACCGCAGAGGCATCCAAACAGTTTATG GAACCAAGTCTGgtgctccccctcctcctcctcgaccCACAAAGCCGTCCATCCCTGACAAACCAGAACAAGGCCCAGACATCTGTGAGGGACACTTTGACACTATTGCCATTCTGAGAGGAGAAAAGTTCGTATTCAAG GACAAATGGTTCTGGCGTGTGCGTAACAACAAGGTGCTGCCCGGATACCCGATGACCATCAGTCACTTCTGGAAGGGCCTGCCTTCAAACATAAATGCCGCCTACGAGAGGGATGATGGGAAGTTTGTCTTCTTCAAGG GTGACAAATACTGGGTTTTCAGTGAGTCCAGCATGGAAAAGGGTTCCCCCTACAGCCTGAAGGACCTGGGCACTGGTTTACCGAAGGACAAGCTGGATGCTGCTCTGTTCTACACACCAACAGGACAGACGTACTTCTTCAGAGGCAACAA GTACTATCGCTTCAACGAGCAAACTCGCACCGTGGACAGTGGCTATCCAAAGCCCATCAGCATGTGGAGTGGCGCGCCAGACAACATCAAGGCCACCATCATGAGTGAAGATGGAT CTTACACATATTTCTACAAAGCCAACAAGTACTGGAAGTTCAACAACCAGTACATGAAGGTGGAGTCAGGGTACCCTAAGTCTGTGCTCAGAGACTGGATGGGCTGCGAAAGCGAGGAGCCCAAGAAAGGTCGGGAAGAGGAGGTGATCATCATCGAGGTGGACGAAGTGGAGAGCGGGGCTGGGCCCGTTGCCGTGGTGATCCCTCTCCTGCTCCTGGTGCTGGTGCTCATCACTCTCGGAGTGCTTTTGTTCTTCAGGAAGTACGGAACGCCTCGACGCCTCCTCTACTGCCAGAGATCCCTACTGGACAAGGTGTAG
- the lrp10 gene encoding low-density lipoprotein receptor-related protein 10 produces MMYTYNLRTLLVFTVAVCYCFSPAPCFALCGHTPQVLDNNVGEIRSSAYHSWSYRFGSTCDSWVIKGLEGQPIVLSFSQFSVRCKKEWVTIKSSSAGSEPIVLCGSKLPQPMEFPGGNITVVHHFLPHLFPVSSFLLSYARDVDECPVTSFECLLGHCLPLSWRCNGQVECLGEGPGLGSDEQGCNTEMETPAPSKNSRIQVEEPKSEIYTEKKQDLQRHKAIDETQSSDRSAERDTESDLWALLNEREEEEEEDQVQHQTHKSAVTPVPIEWPCGGLLQTFYGTFSPPAIRGSALYCVWTLDPQDSRPLRLDLQQLVLGPGDRLTIYNGKQGKGDVLKIITSTSNYKPIQVESPTGLLSLTYETLSDSEGSGFNATFHVGSYCPPWEGRCGGTFGGCFTQEQRCDGKWDCPETGKDEEGCRGCGLNQFACGVVGQRAVASGHFAGRPVCYPVKERCNYQLYCADGSDERDCTVCQPGTFHCDSDRCVFESWRCDGQVDCKDGTDELNCTVILPRKVITAATVGSLVCGLLLVIAMGCTCKLYSLRTREYSLFAPISRQEAELIQQQAPPSYGQLIAQGIIPPVEDFPTENPNETSSLSLRGILQLLRQDAANSPHRRRRPRFVRRAVRRMRRWGLIPRPPSRPTQTSGSSQQQSDSAPTGQEPAHSSPTSSSSAVEAVNQPVPQKLGLSEQQQQQEAPPPLLPLPLPLPPSPVTSPPPPPYAPPAPPTVTPHSPPLAVPPSSPSLASIFHTLGLSISLFRASPSSSSTNSMPLSASPSFSSASSDDEVLLIPLSEDATSEDDVPMLT; encoded by the exons ATGATGTATACTTACAACCTTCGCACGCTCCTGGTTTTCACCGTAGCAG TGTGCTACTGTTTCAGCCCTGCCCCCTGCTTTG cCCTTTGTGGACACACTCCTCAAGTCCTTGACAACAACGTGGGAGAGATCAGGAGCTCTGCTTACCACAGCTGGTCCTATCGCTTTGGCTCTACCTGTGACAGCTGGGTCATCAAGGGTTTGGAAGGACAACCCATCGTTCTCAG CTTTTCTCAATTTTCAGTGCGGTGTAAGAAGGAATGGGTGACAATAAAATCATCTTCAGCTGGCAGTGAGCCGATTGTCCTTTGTGGGTCTAAGTTGCCACAGCCCATGGAATTCCCAGGTGGAAATATAACAGTGGTGCACCACTTCCTTCCACATCTGTTTCCAGTGTCATCATTTCTGTTAAGCTATGCCAGAG ATGTGGATGAATGCCCTGTGACGTCCTTTGAATGTCTGTTAGGGCATtgccttcccctctcctggcgCTGTAATGGCCAGGTGGAGTGTTTGGGTGAAGGTCCTGGCCTTGGCAGTGATGAACAAGGCTGCAATACAGAAATGGAAACTCCAGCACCGTCAAAGAATAGTAGAATACAGGTAGAAGAGCCCAAAAGTGAAAtttacacagagaaaaaacaggACTTGCAGAGACACAAGGCCATAGATGAAACTCAAAGCTCAGACAGGTCAGCTGAGAGAGATACAGAGTCTGATCTGTGGGCACTGCTGaatgagagggaggaggaagaggaggaggatcaaGTGCAGCATCAGACCCACAAGTCTGCTGTGACACCAGTCCCCATCGAGTGGCCTTGCGGAGGACTACTCCAGACATTTTATGGGACCTTCTCCCCTCCAGCTATTCGAGGTTCTGCTCTGTACTGCGTCTGGACGCTGGATCCACAGGATTCAAGGCCACTCAGACTGGATCTTCAGCAGCTGGTACTGGGTCCAGGGGATAGACTCACCATCTACAATGGGAAACAAGGCAAAGGAGATGTTCTTAAAATT ATCACCAGTACCTCCAATTACAAACCAATCCAAGTGGAATCCCCTACTGGCCTGCTGTCGTTGACATATGAGACACTTTCTGACTCAGAGGGAAGTGGTTTCAATGCCACATTCCATGTTGGGAGCTACTGCCCCCCGTGGGAAGGTCGGTGTGGAGGAACATTTGGAGGTTGCTTTACCCAGGAGCAGCGTTGCGACGGGAAATGGGACTGTCCTGAGACGGGGAAGGATGAGGAAGGATGTAGAGGCTGCGGTCTCAACCAGTTTGCCTGTGGAGTAGTGGGACAGAGAGCGGTGGCATCTGGCCACTTCGCCGGCAGACCAGTGTGTTATCCGGTCAAAGAGCGATGCAACTACCAGCTGTACTGTGCTGATGGCAGCGATGAGAGGGACTGCACTGTTTGCCAGCCAGGAACCTTCCACTGCGACAGTGACAG gtgtgtgtttgagagctGGCGCTGTGACGGCCAGGTGGACTGTAAGGACGGCACAGATGAGCTCAACTGCACCGTCATCCTGCCCCGCAAGGTCATCACCGCAGCAACAGTTGGGAGCCTGGTCTGTGGTCTCTTGCTGGTGATCGCTATGGGCTGCACCTGTAAACTGTACTCACTTAGGACCAGAGAGTAcag CTTGTTTGCTCCAATCAGCCGCCAGGAAGCAGAGCTGATCCAGCAGCAGGCCCCTCCATCCTATGGTCAGCTGATTGCCCAGGGCATAATTCCTCCAGTGGAAGACTTCCCCACAGAAAACCCCAATGAG ACctcatctctgtctctgaggGGAATTCTCCAGCTCCTCCGTCAAGATGCAGCCAACTCCCCACATCGCAGGCGCAGGCCCCGATTTGTCCGCCGAGCTGTCCGCCGTATGAGGAGGTGGGGTCTAATCCCCAGACCTCCCTCCAGGCCTACACAGACGTCAGGCTCCAGCCAGCAGCAGTCAGACAGCGCCCCTACTGGTCAGGAACCAGCTCACTCTTCTCCCACAAGCTCCTCGTCGGCTGTGGAGGCGGTCAACCAGCCGGTCCCTCAGAAACTTGGCTTGTCcgaacaacagcagcagcaggaagctccgcctcctcttctGCCACTGCCACTGCCACTGCCCCCGTCTCCTGTCacctccccaccaccacctccataTGCTCCCCCTGCTCCACCCACAGTCACCCCACACTCTCCCCCTCTGGCCGTCCCCCCTAGCAGCCCCTCTCTTGCATCCATCTTCCACACACTGGGCCTGAGCATCTCCCTCTTCAGAGcctcaccttcctcctcctccaccaactCTATgcccctctctgcctccccctctttctcctcaGCCTCTTCGGATGATGAGGTGCTGCTTATCCCTCTGTCTGAGGACGCGACCTCAGAGGATGATGTGCCCATGCTCACCTGA
- the LOC122766884 gene encoding probable E3 ubiquitin-protein ligase RNF217 isoform X3, which yields MFSKCVAELKMKNNPKDKTLMFVGRKGDLDLFSRCVEELKMKNNPTDKTPTFVDRKDGPNLTQRVKEPRKIHNPKDKTLTFVDRNNKHQREVVTIQVQIGKELKKMHDPKDNTLTFVDKEEDLDPVSSDDGCLKGLMSCGHAVTPETLTGWCRSRLDEGDYKFTCPALVNGTKKCNKLWSYQEVRRLADLSPEEMQDFEMTMAHLAVTSYCETQPCPHCKTYVERTDLSNLCVTCTICAADDPTYSLFCWQCQKPWKGVAPQRYRCGNSGCVNKDLQILKSCRTISLPEVRGATNCPSVRACPTCGLKVEHNQQHCKNVTCPRCQAVFCFICLQRKRKCSKTSTPFQMCVSGVAPRQTSIPIWHRR from the exons atgttttcaaaatgtgtggcagagctgaagatgaagAACAACCCCAAGGATAAAACCCTGATGTTTGTCGGCAGGAAGGGGGACCTTGATCTG TTTTCAAGATGTGTGGAAGAGCTGAAGATGAAGAACAACCCCACAGATAAAACCCCGACGTTTGTCGACAGGAAAGACGGCCCGAATCTG ACGCAGAGAGTGAAAGAGCCGAGGAAGATACACAACCCCAAGGATAAAACCCTGACGTTTGTCGACAGGAACAACAAACATCAACGTGAAGTTGTGACAATTCAG GTGCAGATAGGGAAAGAGCTGAAGAAGATGCATGACCCCAAGGATAACACCCTGACGTTTGTCGACAAGGAGGAGGACCTGGATCCAGTGT CGTCAGACGATGGTTGTCTCAAAGGACTGATGTCATGCGGCCATGCTGTCACCCCGGAAACTCTAACGGGGTGGTGTCGCAGTAGGTTGGACGAG GGGGATTACAAGTTCACATGTCCTGCTCTAGTAAACGGTaccaaaaaatgcaataaactTTGGTCATACCAGGAAGTGCGCAGGCTGGCTGATTTGTCTCCTGAAGAAATGCAAGACTTTGAAATGACCATGGCCCACCTCGCTGTTACATCCTACTGTGAGACTCAGCCA TGCCCACATTGCAAGACATACGTGGAGAGAACAGATCTATCCAACCTGTGTGTGACATGCACCATTTGCGCAGCTGATGATCCCACATACTCCCTCTTCTGCTGGCAGTGTCAAAAGCCGTGGAAGGGTGTTGCCCCCCAACGTTACCGATGTGGCAACTCCGGCTGTGTCAACAAGGACCTGCAGATTCTGAAGTCATGCCGCACCATCAGTCTTCCTGAGGTGAGGGGCGCTACCAACTGCCCTTCAGTGCGAGCCTGTCCCACATGTGGCTTGAAGGTGGAGCACAACCAGCAGCACTGCAAAAACGTTACCTGCCCTCGCTGCCAAGCGGTGTTCTGCTTTATCTGCCTGCAACGAAAGCGTAAATGCAGTAAAACCAGTACGCCGTTTcaaatgtgtgtcagtggtgtGGCTCCCAGACAGACCTCCATTCCAATATGGCACAGAAGATGA